The Glycine soja cultivar W05 chromosome 8, ASM419377v2, whole genome shotgun sequence genome has a window encoding:
- the LOC114423611 gene encoding hydroquinone glucosyltransferase-like produces MAKTTHIAIVSSPGFGHIVPIIEFSKRLVKLHPNFQVTCIIPSLESSTESCKAYLKTLPSFIDFIFLPPVSIEQLSQGGYIGQLIQLTISHSLPSIHEVLKSLFSKVPLTALVVDVLALQALEFAKEFNALSYFYFPSSAMVLSLLLHMSKLDEEVSSAYKDLTEPIRLPGCVPFMGSDLPDPSHDRSSEFYKHFVEDTKAMVTTDGILINTFLEMESGAVRALEEFGNGKIRLYPVGPITQKGSSSEVDESDKCLKWLDKQPPSSVLYVSFGSGGTLSQNQINELASGLELSGQRFLWVLRAPSESVSAAYLEAANEDPLKFLPSGFLERTKEKGLVVPSWAPQVQVLSHNSVGGFLSHCGWNSTLESVQEGVPIITWPLFAEQRMNAVMLTDGLKVALRPKFNEDGIIEKEEIAKVVKCLMEGEEGKGMRERLRNLKDSAANALKHGSSTQTLSQLANHWENLTKV; encoded by the coding sequence ATGGCAAAAACAACTCACATAGCTATTGTTTCAAGCCCTGGTTTTGGCCACATAGTTCCAATAATTGAGTTCAGCAAGCGACTTGTGAAGCTTCACCCAAATTTTCAAGTGACCTGCATCATTCCTTCACTTGAGTCATCCACAGAATCCTGCAAAGCCTACCTTAAAACCCTTCCTTCATTCATAGACTTCATCTTTCTTCCTCCAGTTAGCATAGAACAATTATCCCAAGGAGGATACATTGGACAGCTAATTCAACTCACTATTTCTCATTCTCTGCCATCAATACATGAGGTGCTGAAATCCTTGTTCTCTAAAGTCCCTTTAACTGCGTTGGTGGTAGATGTTCTTGCACTTCAAGCATTGGAATTTGCTAAGGAATTCAATGCCCTGTCCTATTTTTACTTCCCTAGTTCAGCTATGGTATTGTCACTGCTTCTACACATGTCAAAACTTGATGAGGAGGTTTCAAGTGCGTACAAGGATCTAACAGAACCTATAAGGTTACCAGGTTGTGTACCATTCATGGGGAGTGATCTTCCGGATCCATCCCATGATCGATCTAGTGAATTTTACAAGCATTTTGTTGAAGATACCAAGGCAATGGTAACTACTGATGGGATCTTGATCAACACCTTCTTAGAAATGGAATCAGGTGCTGTAAGAGCATTGGAAGAGTTTGGAAATGGAAAGATCAGATTGTACCCAGTTGGACCCATTACACAAAAAGGGTCAAGCAGTGAAGTTGACGAGTCTGATAAGTGTTTAAAATGGTTGGACAAGCAGCCACCTAGTTCAGTGTTGTATGTTTCTTTCGGAAGTGGTGGAACACTCTCTCAGAACCAAATCAATGAGTTAGCTTCGGGTTTGGAATTGAGTGGTCAAAGGTTCTTGTGGGTTTTGAGAGCACCAAGTGAATCAGTTAGTGCTGCATACCTTGAGGCTGCAAATGAGGACCCTTTGAAATTTTTACCAAGTGGGTTTTTAGAAAGGACAAAGGAGAAAGGTTTGGTTGTGCCATCATGGGCACCTCAGGTTCAGGTTCTTAGTCACAATTCAGTTGGAGGGTTCCTAAGCCATTGTGGTTGGAACTCAACTCTGGAGAGTGTCCAAGAAGGAGTGCCTATTATAACATGGCCACTCTTTGCTGAGCAGAGGATGAATGCAGTGATGTTAACCGATGGTCTTAAAGTGGCATTGAGGCCAAAATTTAACGAAGATGGCATAATTGAGAAGGAGGAAATTGCAAAGGTTGTAAAGTGTTTGATGGAAGGAGAGGAAGGTAAAGGAATGCGTGAAAGATTGAGGAATTTAAAAGATTCTGCTGCTAATGCACTGAAACACGGTTCTTCAACACAAACTCTGTCTCAGTTGGCTAATCATTGGGAGAATTTGACTAAAGtttag